In the genome of bacterium, the window CTGGCCGGCGCGCTGGCGGCCCTGCACCCCGACATCGAGGCGCTGCCGCCGGTGCTGACGGTCGAGGCGGCGCTGGGCGGCGACACGATCGTCTGGGGCGAGGACAATCTCATCGCCGACTACCTGATCGAATGCGGCGATCTCGAAGCGGGGTTCGCGTCGGCCGAGCGGATCGTCGAGGGCGTCTACCGCACCGGCTACCAGGAGCACATCTACCTGGAGACCCAGGGCGTGATCGCCACGCCCCGCGCGGACGGCGGCGTGGAGATCCTCGGCTCGATGCAGTGCCCCTTCTACGTGCACAACGCCCTGGCCCGAGGTCTCGGCGTGGACCGCGACCGCGTCGTTGTGCGCCAGTCGCCCCCGGCGGCGCCTTCGGCGGTAAGGAGGACTATCCGTCGGTGATGGCCTTGCAGACGGCGGTGCTGGCCCTGCGCTGCGGCCATCCCGTGGCGATGATCTACGACCGGCACGAGGACATTGCCGTCACGACCAAGCGCCACCCGTCGGTGGTGCGCCACCGCACCGGCCTGCTGCGCGACGGCACGCTGGTCGCGGCGGACATCGACGTGATCATCGACGCCGGCGCCTTCGCCACCATGAGCCCCGTGGTGCTCTCGCGGGCCATCCTGCACGCGGCCGGGGCCTACCGCCTGCCGCACGCGCGCATCCGCGGCCGGGCGGTGGCCACCAACACGCCG includes:
- a CDS encoding molybdopterin-dependent oxidoreductase; this translates as MNDMGSVGHPLERRDAWDKVTGRTRFIADLPQPGAWHGAALRSPVARGRLRGIARDPDFDWSRVTVITAADLPGPNVVAMVREDLPLLADPEIQFATQPLALVAAPDREILAGALAALHPDIEALPPVLTVEAALGGDTIVWGEDNLIADYLIECGDLEAGFASAERIVEGVYRTGYQEHIYLETQGVIATPRADGGVEILGSMQCPFYVHNALARGLGVDRDRVVVRQSPPAAPSAVRRTIRR
- a CDS encoding molybdopterin-dependent oxidoreductase, translating into MALQTAVLALRCGHPVAMIYDRHEDIAVTTKRHPSVVRHRTGLLRDGTLVAADIDVIIDAGAFATMSPVVLSRAILHAAGAYRLPHARIRGRAVATNTPPNGAFRGFGVPQSIFAAERHLDRAARELGLSPVEIRRRNLLRPGDRFPFGQRL